Proteins from a genomic interval of Onychostoma macrolepis isolate SWU-2019 chromosome 17, ASM1243209v1, whole genome shotgun sequence:
- the nipal3 gene encoding NIPA-like protein 3 — translation MSSDLRMNGVRMAREDGVTADSYTENLIGTLLAIFGNLLVSISVSIQKQSHVMLAGNKDLRQYYHTKTWWFGLMLMVLGEGALFVSYAFAPLSLIAPLNAVSVISSSILGFLFLREKWKAQEFLKRYIFTFLGCVLTAGGTYLFVTFGPNSHEKLNAENIVKHVIGWPFLLYLLLGIITFCLVLYFYKQRNANYLVLILLLVALLGSVTVITVKAVSGMIVLSILGPLQLSYPIFYVMFVCMVATIVFQASFLAQASHLYDSSLIACVNYIFCTTFAIVAGAIFYQEFNHEDVLHICMFLLGCAICFLGVFLITKNKRKAKAFEPYVTMDMAKGIPTIHNKGWAVQPDYNGSFSYGALENNDSVAPVTLPVDQELSVSPSPVSPYQPSELKKD, via the exons ATGTCATCTGATTTAAGGATGAACGGCGTGAGGATGGCGCGAGAGGACGGTGTGACGGCAGACTCTTACACC GAAAACCTCATTGGAACATTGTTAGCTATCTTTGGAAACCTGTTGGTCAGCATCTCAGTCAGCATTCAG AAACAAAGTCATGTGATGTTGGCAGGAAATAAAGACCTGAGGCAATACTACCACACTAAGACCTGGTGGTTTGGCCTAATGCTGATGGTTCTGGGGGAGGGCGCCCTGTTTGTGTCTTACGCATTTGCACCGCTCTCTCTCATAGCACCACTTAATGCTGTGTCTGTTATAT CAAGCTCCATCTTGGGTTTCCTGTTTTTGCGGGAAAAGTGGAAGGCACAGGAATTCTTGA AGCGCTACATCTTTACTTTCCTGGGCTGTGTCTTGACGGCAGGCGGTACTTACCTCTTTGTGACGTTTGGACCAAACTCTCACGAGAAGTTGAATGCGGAGAACATAGTAAAACATGTTATCGGCTGGCCCTTCCTCTTATACTTG CTTCTGGGGATCATTACTTTCTGTCTGGTGCTGTATTTCTATAAACAGCGGAATGCTAACTACCTCGTCCTGATTCTGCTGCTGGTGGCACTACTTG GTTCAGTGACTGTAATCACAGTGAAGGCAGTTTCAGGAATGATTGTGCTCAGCATCTTGGGTCCTCTACAGCTGTCCTATCCCATTTTCTATGTCATGTTCGTCTGCATGGTGGCAACTATCGTCTTTCAAGCATC ATTTTTAGCTCAGGCATCTCACCTGTATGATTCCTCTCTCATCGCCTGTGTGAATTATATTTTCTGCACAACATTTGCAATTGTGGCAG GGGCCATATTTTATCAGGAGTTTAACCACGAAGATGTTCTGCACATATGCATGTTTCTTTTGGG GTGTGCTATATGCTTTCTTGGAGTGTTCCTGATCACTAAAAACAAGAGGAAGGCCAAAGCTTTTGAGCCATATGTCACTATGGACATGGCAAAAG GCATTCCGACCATTCACAACAAAGGCTGGGCTGTGCAGCCCGATTATAATGGCTCTTTTTCATATGGAGCGCTGGAGAACAACGATAGTGTGGCTCCTGTGACGCTTCCGGTGGACCAAGAGCTGTCTGTCTCTCCCAGTCCTGTTAGCCCGTACCAACCATCAGAACTGAAAAAAGACTGA